Proteins encoded in a region of the Solanum dulcamara chromosome 9, daSolDulc1.2, whole genome shotgun sequence genome:
- the LOC129903935 gene encoding ornithine transcarbamylase, chloroplastic isoform X2: protein MAAIFSHSTSLRSPDAASFSSLSSSGTPSARFSGVFAPSPITFPAARRCVSCQATSPAISPSSSVNANASQKDFLHISDFDKSTILNILDQAKEVKALMKSGERTYLPFKDDIQMGKREETRDIARVLSRYNDIIMARVFAHQDILDLATYATVPVINGLTDYNHPCQIMADALTIIEHVGQLEGTKVVYIGDGNNIVHSWLLLASVIPFHFVCACPKGFEPDQETVKKAQQAGVGKIEITNDPKEAVRGADVVYSDVWASMGQKEEAAQRRQVFQGFQVDEEIMKIAGRKAYFMHCLPAERGVEVTDGVVEAPNSIVFPQAENRMHAQNAIMLHVMGL, encoded by the exons ATGGCCGCCATTTTCTCTCACTCGACTTCCCTTCGATCACCGGACGCTGCCTCATTCTCCTCTCTCTCTAGCTCCGGCACTCCATCGGCGCGCTTCTCAGGCGTATTTGCACCTTCTCCGATTACATTTCCGGCCGCTCGTCGATGTGTCTCATGCCAGGCCACCTCTCCGGCAATATCTCCTTCGTCGTCCGTCAATG CAAATGCCAGTCAGAAGGACTTTCTGCACATCAGCGATTTCGACAAATCAACTATTTTGAACATCTTGGATCAAGCCAAAGAGGTCAAAGCACTTATGAAATCAGGAGAGAGGACATATCTCCCATTTAAAG ATGACATACAGATGGGTAAGCGGGAAGAAACTCGTGATATTGCTCGTGTTCTGTCTCGCTATAATGATATCATTATGGCTCGAGTTTTTGCTCATCAG GACATTCTAGATCTTGCTACATATGCAACTGTACCAGTGATTAATGGCCTTACAGACTACAACCATCCTTGCCAAATTATGGCCGATGCCCTTACAATAATTGAACATGTTGGTCAGCTGGAAGGAACTAAG GTTGTCTATATTGGAGATGGAAATAACATAGTGCATTCTTGGTTGCTTCTGGCTTCAGTCATTCCTTTCCACTTTGTTTGTGCTTGTCCAAAAGGTTTTGAACCTGATCAGGAAACAGTTAAGAAAGCACAACAGGCTGGAGTAGGCAAAATAGAGATAACTAATGATCCAAAGGAAGCTGTTAGAGGAGCTGATGTCGTGTACTCTGATGTCTGGGCGAGTATGGGACAAAAAGAAGAAGCTGCACAGCGCCGTCAGGTGTTTCAAGGATTCCAG GTGGACGAAGAAATCATGAAAATAGCTGGACGGAAGGCTTATTTTATGCACTGTTTGCCTGCAGAAAGGGGAGTGGAAGTCACTGATGGCGTGGTTGAAGCGCCAAACTCAATTGTATTTCCCCAAGCTGAAAACCGCATGCATGCACAAAACGCAATCATGCTTCATGTAATGGGCTTGTAA
- the LOC129903933 gene encoding auxilin-like protein 1, producing the protein MESFSRPLHRRKLSSANGLSFSAKQHPYDGVLTGSQPKFGAPVLPSLAPDYSEIFGGSRGTSIPVLDLSGIDGDATVTEDSRSSEKLDYSNIFGGFSEEDVAVPCEELFSRGKRGKRSSAKSRTASEGSDQVSPSGRQKESSCDATNQSSDGPKHFNLSYHKTSQRSRDGSNGMTQIAELHAVPGFTHFIDESSHVPKSESCQQAPFVKSDVLRQMSFSGEIFKGRDRKGDLHVPNIQSPDGVHHNRSFSGEIFKEGRARNRDLHVPKIQTSDGVHRNRSFSGEIFKEGHSRNGDSHVPKKQSSDGHYNKHFSGEIFREGPDRNGDLHVPKKQSSDEVHHDRSFSGELFNGHDRKENLHVPKKLSSIGVVKVTSGSSWDAFNDKFFSSRDEFDKRSSSTEGASASSPMANDIKGQPYQSKISGTDSKFGASGRGINANDTSPPSSDEEFDANSAAAISAATLKKAIEKAQESIRLAKELMERKNEGVPASLKRRSKGSLKSKDNRVECNTRSNRGNTKEVQRKIGTGLPPFAEVCCGIPSSNADLASCFNLKEQQRVTGNVEVSHRDVAGTWFRELVSSRKENTQTLASQQVDSSNRSQPSMENNRHVYKLKETNTSCKIKELGEAPDNSKSMGDIKPTPNILGKAEAPEQYKDTSNSALMHDSGEFISSEMTKDYCFSKEKGNCSAESNKSENMKNNPESTFVEQWSLKNLQNSLAPLTEEKIEFQEIENDNLHNNQKTPLGNETLKHEDLECRTAPKKVGKVEMEENKSRLRRSSDEEETDIVHKEAFLWVENDEKPQHGFEKEGTESRHEDSQGGQDTGLSYGVHECELSENKTTHSREGEESERKHEGSEREVPQNICIESHQDEATEEIENRADKFTQNRKTEASQEADEIDSGLEASDKSEDDQETSVAPGVADKQNSKKAVNEPDHGGSTCSSEIQEACEYQLENGDLGQQAVDSEGIQGVSEAIKEHAECEKYGVSEESSTSREREIMETASDLQNASEEDTSEGIVQDTYESSSEDAKEVNRGSTCMNTADNLPSERVLFETESFCNIIPENVSDNESHFVPEVHPSEEQKNTTFIDINLEQKRDETGREPEESSVPDEGDDSWVRGQVENEETINADGIVDQVEKNKDIETAQQVEKSVENSEDVECSSSPGDREPLGNDEELKAELHEEEKNLSEKIVVEEDTKESLTKEVEDKNNGRKTEVDMRQQREREKDRIAVERAIREARERAFAEACERAERAAVERATAEARQRLMAEAREKREKASASIKASTDKTSIEAKLKAERAAVERATAEARERALEKALSQKSIAELRSQVDRDAVERFASTTRENKLKQSLSSSDLEKFDGSNSESAQRRKSRLERHQRIMERAAKALEEKNQRDLLAQKEQTERNRLAEALDSDIKRWASGKEGNLRALLSTLQYILGPNSGWQPISLTEIITTAAVKKAYRKATLYVHPDKLQQRGASIQQKYICEKVFDLLKAAWNRFNSEER; encoded by the exons ATGGAGTCTTTTTCGCGGCCTTTACACAGAAGGAAGCTTTCTAGCGCCAATGGCCTTTCATTTTCTGCTAAACAGCATCCTTACGACGGCGTTTTAACAGGTTCACAACCAAAGTTCGGAGCTCCGGTTTTACCTTCCTTGGCTCCGGATTACTCTGAGATTTTCGGAGGTTCTCGTGGTACTTCGATTCCGGTGCTTGATCTTTCTGGTATCGATGGTGATGCTACGGTTACCGAGGATAGTCGGAGCTCCGAAAAGCTGGATTATTCCAACATTTTCGGTGGTTTTTCTGAGGAAGATGTTGCTGTGCCTTGTGAAGAGTTGTTTTCTAGAGGAAAACGAGGGAAGCGTTCTTCTGCTAAATCTCG GACTGCTTCGGAAGGATCCGATCAAGTTAGTCCAAGTGGAAGGCAAAAAGAGTCCTCATGTGATGCAACTAATCAATCTTCGGATGGGCCAAAACATTTTAACCTATCTTATCATAAGACCAGCCAAAGAAGCAGAGATGGGTCAAATGGCATGACACAAATTGCTGAACTGCATGCTGTCCCTGGTTTTACACATTTTATAGATGAAAGTTCTCATGTACCAAAGTCTGAATCCTGTCAACAAGCACCCTTTGTAAAAAGTGATGTACTTCGCCAAATGAGTTTTAGTGGGGAAATATTTAAAGGACGTGATAGGAAGGGGGATTTGCATGTCCCAAACATACAAAGTCCAGATGGAGTTCATCACAACAGGAGCTTTAGTGGGGAAATATTTAAAGAAGGGCGTGCTAGGAACAGGGATTTGCATGTCCCAAAGATACAAACTTCAGATGGAGTACATCGCAACAGGAGCTTTAGTGGAGAAATATTTAAAGAAGGGCACAGTAGGAATGGGGATTCACATGTCCCCAAGAAACAAAGTTCAGATGGACATTACAACAAGCACTTTAGTGGGGAAATATTTAGAGAAGGACCTGATAGGAATGGGGACTTGCATGTCCCCAAGAAACAAAGTTCAGATGAAGTTCATCATGACAGGAGCTTTAGTGGGGAATTATTTAATGGACATGATAGAAAGGAGAATTTGCATGTCCCTAAGAAACTAAGTTCAATTGGCGTAGTGAAGGTTACAAGTGGATCTAGCTGGGATGCATTCAATGATAAGTTTTTTAGTTCACGTGATGAGTTTGACAAGAGATCAAGTTCCACTGAAGGGGCATCAGCTTCAAGCCCCATGGCCAATGACATCAAGGGCCAACCTTATCAATCAAAAATTTCTGGTACTGATTCCAAATTTGGTGCATCTGGAAGGGGTATTAATGCCAATGATACTTCACCACCTTCCTCTGATGAGGAATTTGATGCAAATTCGGCAGCTGCTATTTCTGCTGCCACTTTGAAAAAAGCCATAGAGAAAGCTCAAGAAAGTATTAGACTAGCAAAAGAGCTAATGGAGAGAAAAAATGAAGGTGTTCCAGCTTCTCTGAAACGAAGGTCTAAAGGTAGCTTAAAATCCAAGGATAATAGGGTTGAGTGCAATACAAGAAGTAACAGAGGAAATACTAAAGAAGTGCAGAGAAAAATAGGTACAGGATTGCCTCCATTTGCTGAGGTTTGTTGCGGAATTCCATCAAGCAATGCTGATTTGGCTTCATGCTTCAATCTTAAAGAACAGCAAAGAGTTACTGGAAATGTTGAAGTATCTCACAGAGATGTCGCAGGAACTTGGTTTCGGGAATTGGTGAGCAGTAGAAAAGAGAATACTCAAACCTTGGCATCTCAACAGGTTGACAGCAGCAATCGCTCCCAACCATCTATGGAGAATAACAGACATGTATACAAGCTAAAGGAGACGAACACAAGTTGCAAGATCAAAGAGCTTGGTGAAGCACCTGATAACTCCAAATCAATGGGGGACATAAAGCCTACACCAAACATCCTTGGGAAGGCAGAAGCTCCAGAGCAATACAAGGATACTTCCAATTCAGCTCTGATGCATGATTCAGGAGAATTTATAAGTTCAGAAATGACCAAAGACTATTGCTTTTCTAAGGAGAAGGGAAATTGTTCTGCTGAGTCTAACAAGTCTGAAAACATGAAGAACAATCCGGAGTCGACATTTGTTGAACAATGGAGTCTCAAGAACTTGCAGAATTCTCTGGCGCCACTTACTGAGGAGAAAATTGAGTTCCAAGAAATAGAGAATGATAACTTACATAACAACCAAAAGACACCTCTTGGAAATGAGACACTGAAACATGAAGACTTGGAATGCAGAACAGCCCCGAAGAAGGTAGGAAAGgttgagatggaagaaaacaaaAGTAGATTGAGAAGGAGCTCCGATGAAGAAGAAACTGACATTGTGCATAAGGAAGCCTTCCTATGGGTGGAAAATGATGAGAAGCCCCAACATGGCTTCGAGAAAGAAGGCACTGAGAGTAGACATGAAGATTCCCAAGGGGGACAAGACACTGGGTTATCATATGGGGTTCATGAGTGTGAGCTGAGTGAAAACAAAACGACACACTCTCGTGAAGGGGAAGAGAGTGAGAGAAAACATGAAGGATCTGAGAGGGAAGTACCTCAGAATATATGCATAGAGTCTCATCAGGATGAAGCAACTGAAGAAATAGAGAACCGAGCTGATAAATTCACACAGAATAGAAAGACTGAAGCAAGTCAGGAGGCTGACGAAATTGATAGTGGGCTGGAAGCATCTGATAAGAGTGAGGATGATCAGGAGACAAGTGTGGCTCCAGGTGTTGCTGATAAACAAAATTCAAAGAAAGCTGTTAATGAGCCTGATCACGGTGGCAGTACTTGTTCAAGTGAGATACAAGAAGCTTGTGAATATCAACTAGAAAATGGTGACCTTGGTCAGCAGGCAGTTGATTCTGAAGGGATACAAGGAGTTTCTGAAGCCATCAAAGAGCATGCCGAGTGTGAGAAGTATGGAGTAAGTGAAGAGTCATCCACTTCTAGGGAGAGGGAGATAATGGAAACTGCTAGTGATCTCCAAAATGCTAGTGAAGAGGATACCTCTGAGGGCATAGTGCAAGATACTTATGAGTCCTCATCCGAGGATGCCAAGGAAGTGAATCGTGGTTCCACTTGCATGAACACTGCAGATAATCTTCCAAGTGAAAGAGTGTTGTTTGAGACAGAGAGCTTCTGCAACATCATTCCAGAGAATGTCAGTGATAATGAATCACATTTTGTACCTGAGGTCCACCCTTCAGAAGAACAAAAGAATACCACATTTATTGACATAAACCTTGAACAGAAACGTGATGAGACTGGAAGGGAACCAGAAGAATCCTCAGTTCCTGATGAAGGGGATGACTCTTGGGTCCGTGGACAGGTAGAGAATGAGGAAACAATCAATGCAGATGGTATTGTTGACCAGGTTgagaaaaacaaagatattGAAACAGCTCAGCAAGTAGAGAAGTCTGTTGAGAACTCAGAAGACGTGGAATGCTCTTCTTCACCGGGTGATCGCGAACCACTGGGTAATGATGAAGAGTTAAAAGCAGAACtgcacgaggaagagaaaaatctTAGCGAAAAAATTGTTGTAGAAGAGGATACCAAAGAGTCATTAACAAAAGAAGTTGAGGACAAAAATAATGGTAGAAAAACTGAGGTAGACATGAGACAACAAAGGGAAAGGGAAAAAGATAGAATAGCTGTGGAAAGAGCAATTCGCGAGGCTCGTGAGAGAGCTTTTGCTGAAGCCTGTGAAAGGGCAGAACGAGCTGCTGTGGAGAGAGCAACTGCTGAAGCTCGGCAAAGACTAATGGCTGAGGCGCGAGAAAAGCGTGAGAAGGCTTCTGCAAGTATCAAGGCATCAACAGACAAAACTTCCATTGAAGCCAAGCTTAAAGCAGAACGAGCTGCTGTGGAGAGGGCAACTGCAGAAGCCCGTGAACGTGCTTTAGAGAAAGCTTTATCACAAAAAAGCATAGCTGAATTAAGGTCTCAAGTAGATAGAGACGCTGTTGAAAGATTTGCTAGTACAACCAGAGAGAATAAATTGAAGCAAAGCCTTTCTTCTTCT GATTTGGAGAAATTTGATGGAAGTAATAGTGAATCAGCTCAGAGGCGCAAATCAAGGTTGGAGAGGCACCAGAGGATAATGGAACGAGCA GCAAAAGCCCTCGAGGAGAAGAATCAGCGCGATCTTCTGGCTCAGAAAGAGCAAACGGAGAGAAAT AGACTAGCAGAAGCTCTTGATTCTGATATTAAAAGATGGGCCAGCGGGAAGGAAGGGAACCTGCGTGCGCTGCTTTCGACTCTGCAATAT ATCCTTGGACCCAATAGTGGTTGGCAACCCATCTCACTAACTGAAATTATTACTACTGCTGCTGTGAAGAAGGCTTACCGGAAAGCAACTCTTTATGTTCACCCTGATAAGTTGCAGCAAAGAGGAGCAAGCATTCAGCAAAAATATATTTGTGAAAAGGTTTTTGATCTTCTCAAG GCCGCATGGAACAGGTTCAACTCAGAAGAGAGGTGA
- the LOC129903935 gene encoding ornithine transcarbamylase, chloroplastic isoform X1 produces MAAIFSHSTSLRSPDAASFSSLSSSGTPSARFSGVFAPSPITFPAARRCVSCQATSPAISPSSSVNANASQKDFLHISDFDKSTILNILDQAKEVKALMKSGERTYLPFKGKTMAMIFAKPSMRTRVSFETGFYLLGGHAIYLGPDDIQMGKREETRDIARVLSRYNDIIMARVFAHQDILDLATYATVPVINGLTDYNHPCQIMADALTIIEHVGQLEGTKVVYIGDGNNIVHSWLLLASVIPFHFVCACPKGFEPDQETVKKAQQAGVGKIEITNDPKEAVRGADVVYSDVWASMGQKEEAAQRRQVFQGFQVDEEIMKIAGRKAYFMHCLPAERGVEVTDGVVEAPNSIVFPQAENRMHAQNAIMLHVMGL; encoded by the exons ATGGCCGCCATTTTCTCTCACTCGACTTCCCTTCGATCACCGGACGCTGCCTCATTCTCCTCTCTCTCTAGCTCCGGCACTCCATCGGCGCGCTTCTCAGGCGTATTTGCACCTTCTCCGATTACATTTCCGGCCGCTCGTCGATGTGTCTCATGCCAGGCCACCTCTCCGGCAATATCTCCTTCGTCGTCCGTCAATG CAAATGCCAGTCAGAAGGACTTTCTGCACATCAGCGATTTCGACAAATCAACTATTTTGAACATCTTGGATCAAGCCAAAGAGGTCAAAGCACTTATGAAATCAGGAGAGAGGACATATCTCCCATTTAAAGGTAAAACTATGGCAATGATATTTGCTAAGCCATCCATGCGGACACGGGTTTCCTTTGAGACAGGGTTTTACTTACTTGGTGGGCATGCTATATACTTGGGACCAGATGACATACAGATGGGTAAGCGGGAAGAAACTCGTGATATTGCTCGTGTTCTGTCTCGCTATAATGATATCATTATGGCTCGAGTTTTTGCTCATCAG GACATTCTAGATCTTGCTACATATGCAACTGTACCAGTGATTAATGGCCTTACAGACTACAACCATCCTTGCCAAATTATGGCCGATGCCCTTACAATAATTGAACATGTTGGTCAGCTGGAAGGAACTAAG GTTGTCTATATTGGAGATGGAAATAACATAGTGCATTCTTGGTTGCTTCTGGCTTCAGTCATTCCTTTCCACTTTGTTTGTGCTTGTCCAAAAGGTTTTGAACCTGATCAGGAAACAGTTAAGAAAGCACAACAGGCTGGAGTAGGCAAAATAGAGATAACTAATGATCCAAAGGAAGCTGTTAGAGGAGCTGATGTCGTGTACTCTGATGTCTGGGCGAGTATGGGACAAAAAGAAGAAGCTGCACAGCGCCGTCAGGTGTTTCAAGGATTCCAG GTGGACGAAGAAATCATGAAAATAGCTGGACGGAAGGCTTATTTTATGCACTGTTTGCCTGCAGAAAGGGGAGTGGAAGTCACTGATGGCGTGGTTGAAGCGCCAAACTCAATTGTATTTCCCCAAGCTGAAAACCGCATGCATGCACAAAACGCAATCATGCTTCATGTAATGGGCTTGTAA
- the LOC129902820 gene encoding proteasome subunit alpha type-1-A-like: MFRNQYDTDVTTWSPAGRLFQVEYAMEAVKQGSAAIGLRSKTHVILASVNKANSELSSHQKKIFKVDDHIGVAIAGLTADGRVLSRYMRTECINYSYSYESPLPVGRLVVQLADKAQVCTQRSWKRPYGVGLLIGGLDESGAHLYYNCPSGNYFEYQAFAIGSRSQAAKTYLERRFETFMDSSRESLLKDALFALRETLQGEKLTSSNCTVAVVGVGEAFHTLDKETIQALINEFEIAGEDAPAEAPEQAASDEPAAPEEDAAPADQGAAPMDI; encoded by the exons ATGTTCAGAAACCAGTACGATACCGATGTGACGACATGGTCGCCGGCGGGAAGGCTATTTCAGGTTGAGTATGCAATGGAGGCAGTGAAGCAAGGTTCGGCGGCGATAGGTTTGAGATCGAAGACGCACGTGATTCTAGCGTCCGTTAACAAGGCAAATTCTGAGCTATCTTCTCACCAGAAGAAGATCTTCAAAGTGGATGATCACATCGGAGTTGCAATCGCTGGACTCACTGCTGACGGCCGTGTTCTTTCTCGTTATATGCGTACTGAGTGTATTAACTATAGTTACTCTTACGAGTCGCCGTTACCTGTCGGGCGTCTTGTTGTTCAGCTTGCTGATAAAGCTCAG GTTTGCACTCAAAGATCCTGGAAACGGCCTTATGGTGTTGGCTTGCTTATTGGTGGACTGGATGAGTCTGGTGCTCACCTTTATTACAATTGTCCTAGTGGTAACTACTTCGAGTATCAAGCTTTTGCCATTGGATCTCGGTCACAAGCTGCAAAAACCTACTTGGAACGTAGGTTTGAGACTTTCATGGATTCTTCACGTGAAAGCCTGCTTAAGGATGCACTCTTTGCACTGAGAGAAACTTTGCAAGGAGAAAAACTAACAAGCTCCAATTGCACGGTTGCTGTGGTTGGAGTAGGAGAGGCTTTCCATACATTGGACAAGGAAACCATACAAGCATTGATCAATGAATTTGAGATAGCTGGTGAAGATGCTCCTGCCGAAGCCCCGGAGCAAGCTGCTAGTGATGAACCAGCAGCACCTGAAGAGGATGCTGCCCCTGCTGATCAAGGAGCTGCCCCAATGGATATTTGA